A portion of the Bacillota bacterium genome contains these proteins:
- a CDS encoding IclR family transcriptional regulator, with product MKRKDFVYSVGKAFEIIEMLSRYPSGLTISYISSELGWSKSTVHRFLSTLLELGYVGQKQDGSYRLSLKFLAISNSLINSLELRDVAKPFLKRLAEEASADVHLATLEGFDAVFVDRVDGSAPLTTNFHIGRRAPAYCTAVGKVILAEISEDELDRRASSNIFQSFTHNTITSLPELKAQLAIIREQGFAVDNSEHNVEIGCIASAIKDSRAKPLAAVSVSGSAEKILGENASNLARLVKECAKRISFELGYVYH from the coding sequence ATGAAGAGAAAGGATTTTGTATATTCGGTAGGCAAGGCTTTTGAGATAATTGAAATGCTGAGCAGATATCCCTCTGGGCTTACCATCAGCTATATATCATCCGAGCTTGGATGGAGCAAAAGTACGGTTCACAGGTTTTTATCAACACTACTTGAGCTGGGCTATGTTGGGCAAAAACAGGATGGTAGCTATAGGCTGTCGCTAAAATTTCTGGCCATTAGCAATAGCTTAATTAACAGTCTTGAGCTAAGGGATGTGGCTAAACCATTTCTTAAGCGTCTGGCTGAAGAGGCCAGTGCTGATGTGCATCTAGCTACTTTGGAAGGCTTTGATGCTGTATTTGTGGATCGTGTCGACGGAAGCGCCCCGTTAACAACTAATTTCCATATCGGACGACGGGCCCCAGCTTACTGTACGGCGGTAGGCAAGGTCATATTAGCTGAAATAAGTGAGGACGAACTGGACAGACGTGCGTCCTCAAACATATTTCAATCATTCACTCACAATACAATTACTTCGCTGCCTGAGCTTAAAGCCCAATTAGCTATAATAAGAGAGCAAGGTTTTGCAGTGGATAATTCGGAGCACAATGTTGAGATTGGATGCATTGCTTCAGCCATAAAAGACTCCCGGGCGAAACCCTTGGCTGCTGTCAGCGTGTCGGGCTCTGCCGAAAAGATATTAGGGGAAAACGCGTCTAACCTAGCGCGCCTTGTTAAGGAATGTGCAAAGCGCATCTCATTTGAACTTGGCTATGTCTATCATTAA
- a CDS encoding DUF1847 domain-containing protein, which yields MYTCAQCKSNNCRQGNLDEVPRNCPCKDDPEDVKALYKEAENLEIARNSALVESEGYCRWSRLEEIMHFARKCGFTNLGVAFCIGLKTEASALVQVLKKNGFTVNSVVCKNGSIPKEFLRIQEQEKLRPNTYEPMCNPIGQAMALNKSQTDLNIILGLCVGHDTLFIKYSQA from the coding sequence TTGTACACATGTGCACAGTGTAAGAGCAACAACTGTCGTCAGGGCAATTTAGATGAAGTGCCACGGAATTGCCCCTGCAAAGACGACCCGGAAGATGTGAAAGCACTTTACAAGGAAGCGGAGAATCTTGAGATTGCCCGCAACTCTGCTCTAGTGGAAAGTGAGGGGTATTGCCGTTGGTCTAGGTTAGAGGAAATAATGCACTTTGCCAGAAAATGTGGCTTCACCAACTTGGGGGTTGCCTTTTGTATTGGCTTAAAGACTGAGGCCTCCGCTTTAGTGCAAGTGCTGAAGAAAAACGGTTTCACCGTCAATTCTGTGGTCTGTAAAAACGGCAGTATTCCCAAGGAATTCTTGAGAATTCAAGAGCAGGAAAAACTAAGGCCGAACACGTATGAACCCATGTGCAACCCAATTGGACAAGCAATGGCTCTTAACAAATCCCAGACCGATTTAAACATAATTTTAGGATTGTGTGTGGGACATGATACTCTGTTTATCAAGTATTCACAGGCA